A window of Actinomadura viridis genomic DNA:
TGGTCGCGTCACGCTTCCGGAGACCCGACATACGGATCGTGCTGCGACAACTCCTGATATATAACGCAATTTCCATTGCCTCGGGCGTTCTCGGTAAAGGGCACGGACATTGTGGACGACTCGGCAGTGGGATCTTTTGAAATGGCACGTCAAGGCGGCGGCGAGCCTTTAGTTTTCTGTCCATGGATGACCGCCGACTGGCCGAGGCGCTGCGAGCCCGCGATCCGGGCGCGCCGGGCGCCGTCTACGACGCCTACGCCGACCGGCTCTACGCGTACTGCCGGTTCCTCCTGCGCGAGCGCGACTCCGCGCAGGTGGCGCTGCGCGACGCGTTCATCGTGGCCGAGGCCCATGTCGGTGAGCTGCGCGATCCCGACCGCTTCGGCGCCTGGCTCTACGCCGTCGCCCGGCTGGAATGCGGCCGCAGGATGCCGGTCCCGGCCCGGTCGGCCGAGCCGTCCCCCGGCGGCCCCGGCAGGGAGGACGCGGACCAGCGGGTGATGGCCTGGGAGGCGGTCCAGGCGCTGGACCCGTTCTCCCGCGAACTGCTCGAACTGCGCGTCCGGCACGGCCTGGTGCCGCCCGACATCGCCGAGATCTTCGGCCTGTCGCTGAGGAAGGCGCAGGCCGCGCTCGACCGGGCGCACCGCGCGCTGGAGGTGGCGCTCACCGCCGAGCTGCTGGCCCACCACGGCCCCTACGGCTGCGTCGAACGGGCGGCGCTGCTGCGCGAACGGCGCGGCGGGCTCGACCCCGCCCTGCGCGAGCGGCTGGTACGGCATGCCGGGGAGTGCCATGTCTGCGGGCCGCTCAGCCCGCGCACGGTCTCGGCCTCCAAGGTCTTCGGGCTGCTGCCCTGGGTGGAGCCGCCCGAGGAGCTGCGGGTGCGCGTGATGAGCGGCTTCCTCGACCCTGAACTGGTGGGCTACCGGCTCTTCGTGGCCACCCGCGTGGCCGATCTGTCCTCCGCCGGGTTCCCCGTCCAGCCCCGCGCGTCCCTGCCGGACCCGGGGGCGGACTCCGCGCCGGGGCCCGGGCGCCGGCCGGTGCGGACGGCGCTGAAGGGGGTACGGCGGACGGCGGCGCGGGTCCTGCGGCCGTTGCGCGAGGAGCCCGGCGCCCTGACCGGCGCCCGGGGCATGGCGATGGTGGGAGCCGGCCGGCCGGCCGCCCACGGGCCCGAGGACACCGC
This region includes:
- a CDS encoding sigma-70 family RNA polymerase sigma factor — protein: MDDRRLAEALRARDPGAPGAVYDAYADRLYAYCRFLLRERDSAQVALRDAFIVAEAHVGELRDPDRFGAWLYAVARLECGRRMPVPARSAEPSPGGPGREDADQRVMAWEAVQALDPFSRELLELRVRHGLVPPDIAEIFGLSLRKAQAALDRAHRALEVALTAELLAHHGPYGCVERAALLRERRGGLDPALRERLVRHAGECHVCGPLSPRTVSASKVFGLLPWVEPPEELRVRVMSGFLDPELVGYRLFVATRVADLSSAGFPVQPRASLPDPGADSAPGPGRRPVRTALKGVRRTAARVLRPLREEPGALTGARGMAMVGAGRPAAHGPEDTAPSPAMGRLGAGAVAAALVIGGGAAVVRALAPDEDRDGRTATGSSPDGAGPTAVPQPPPPGSGDGGGAGGSSVPVSATYPLGALASSAPPLALPSPPAGGHGAPGGGTGDGGGGGTVPRPGAGTLAVSPLFLDLADRSEGTIELRADGGPVNWSATAWGGVRPGAVSGRIEAGRTVRLAVRVSRTSRSQGEGGVSFQPGGLDVRVSWRPVPPPAPTPTPTPTDPAPTPPPGSPAPGPSDPRPAAPAEPPPASGPPPEPEAPPASQPATGTTEVAPAQPGPADGSGPGPDPVPVPENLDR